One window from the genome of Salisaeta longa DSM 21114 encodes:
- a CDS encoding cystathionine gamma-synthase — protein sequence MDSNDSSATGFGTRAVHAGQAPDPSSGAVMTPIYQTSTYAQSAPGKHQGHEYSRVTNPTRSALEGNLAGLEGAAHAITFSSGVAGIDAILKGGLRPGDHVIATNDLYGGTFRLFKEVFAPFGLSFSFVDMTSTEAVAAAVTDDTALLWVETPTNPLMRIADIEALCDLADAHDIDVAVDNTFASPYLQQPLALGADLVLHSGTKYLGGHSDVIIGAVCTNSDRWNEALRFQVKSAGACPGPMDCFLTLRGTKTLHLRMDRHCANARQLAVFLDGHPAVARVRYPGLTSHPGHAVADRQMLDFGGMISFELADDRMDAALAVLQGTEVFTLAESLGGVESLIEHPASMTHASIPAEERRAIGLTDSLIRLSVGVEDVDDLQADLDAALS from the coding sequence ATGGACTCCAACGACTCATCTGCTACCGGCTTCGGGACGCGCGCGGTGCATGCGGGCCAGGCGCCCGATCCGTCCAGCGGCGCCGTCATGACGCCCATCTACCAGACCTCGACCTACGCGCAATCGGCGCCGGGCAAGCACCAGGGGCACGAGTATTCGCGCGTCACCAACCCTACGCGCTCGGCGCTGGAAGGCAATCTCGCCGGGCTGGAAGGGGCCGCGCACGCCATCACGTTTAGCTCCGGCGTGGCCGGCATCGACGCCATCTTGAAGGGCGGCCTGCGCCCGGGCGACCACGTCATTGCGACCAACGACCTGTACGGCGGCACTTTTCGGCTCTTCAAGGAAGTGTTTGCGCCATTCGGGCTGTCGTTTTCGTTTGTTGATATGACGAGCACCGAGGCGGTAGCGGCTGCCGTGACCGACGACACGGCGCTGCTCTGGGTGGAGACCCCCACCAACCCGCTCATGCGCATTGCCGACATCGAGGCGCTCTGCGACCTCGCCGACGCCCACGACATCGACGTGGCGGTCGACAACACGTTTGCGTCGCCCTACCTGCAGCAGCCGCTGGCGCTGGGCGCCGACCTCGTGCTGCACTCGGGCACCAAGTACCTCGGCGGCCACTCCGACGTGATTATCGGCGCGGTGTGCACCAACAGCGACCGGTGGAACGAGGCGCTGCGGTTTCAGGTGAAGAGCGCTGGCGCGTGCCCCGGCCCCATGGATTGCTTTTTGACGCTGCGCGGCACCAAGACGCTGCACCTGCGCATGGATCGCCACTGCGCGAATGCGCGGCAGCTGGCGGTCTTTTTGGATGGGCACCCGGCCGTGGCCCGCGTGCGGTACCCGGGCCTTACGAGCCATCCGGGGCATGCGGTGGCGGACCGGCAGATGCTCGACTTTGGCGGCATGATCTCATTTGAGCTCGCCGACGACCGGATGGACGCGGCCCTCGCGGTGCTGCAGGGCACCGAGGTGTTTACCCTGGCCGAGAGCCTGGGCGGCGTGGAGAGCCTGATCGAGCATCCGGCCTCCATGACGCACGCGTCGATTCCTGCCGAAGAGCGCCGCGCCATTGGCCTCACCGACTCGCTCATTCGTCTCTCGGTGGGCGTCGAAGACGTTGACGACCTGCAGGCCGACCTCGACGCGGCGCTGTCGTAG
- a CDS encoding thiolase family protein gives MRDVYIVSAVRTPIGRFGGALKNHSPVDLAAHAMRAALDRGAVDGGALDLFVFGNVLRGGHGQLIPRQAALQAGIPDSIDGYAVDMVCASSMMSVLNGATMIKAGEAEIVLTGGTESMSDTGFYVSSDARWGYKYAPGGGSLEDLMFRDGLSDPMSGEAMGEQTERLAAEHGITREALDKAAALSQQRAEEATEKGYFDDEIAPITYQTRGGEETLSRDEGIRPGTTAEGLGNLRPAFKSDGVLTAGNSSQISDGAAALLLASKDAVEAHGLTPLAKVGRGAWSAGASWRFPEAPIPAVEKVLERTGQTIADFDLFENNEAFAINNILINKMLDVPMDKLNVHGGAIALGHPIGASGARIVVTLLHALRQHDGAHGLASICHGTGGGVALPIERT, from the coding sequence ATGCGTGACGTTTATATCGTTTCGGCGGTGCGTACGCCCATTGGTCGCTTTGGCGGCGCGCTCAAAAACCACTCTCCTGTTGATTTGGCGGCCCATGCCATGCGCGCGGCCCTCGACCGCGGCGCTGTAGACGGCGGCGCGCTCGACCTGTTCGTCTTTGGCAACGTGCTACGGGGCGGCCACGGGCAGCTCATTCCGCGACAGGCGGCCCTGCAGGCCGGCATTCCCGACAGCATTGACGGCTATGCGGTGGATATGGTGTGCGCATCGAGCATGATGAGCGTGCTGAACGGCGCCACGATGATTAAAGCCGGCGAGGCCGAGATCGTGCTCACCGGCGGTACCGAGTCGATGTCGGATACCGGCTTCTACGTATCCTCCGACGCCCGCTGGGGCTACAAGTACGCGCCGGGCGGCGGTTCGCTGGAGGACCTGATGTTTCGCGACGGCCTCAGCGACCCGATGAGCGGCGAGGCCATGGGCGAGCAAACCGAGCGCCTGGCGGCTGAGCATGGCATCACGCGCGAGGCGCTGGACAAGGCGGCGGCGCTGTCGCAGCAACGGGCCGAAGAGGCCACCGAGAAGGGCTACTTCGACGATGAGATTGCGCCCATCACGTATCAGACGCGCGGAGGCGAAGAGACCCTGTCGCGCGACGAGGGCATTCGTCCGGGCACCACGGCCGAGGGCCTGGGCAACCTCCGCCCGGCGTTTAAAAGCGACGGCGTGCTCACGGCCGGCAACAGCAGCCAGATCAGCGACGGCGCGGCGGCGCTTCTGCTCGCAAGCAAGGACGCGGTGGAGGCGCACGGCCTTACGCCACTGGCCAAAGTGGGCCGCGGCGCGTGGTCGGCCGGGGCGTCGTGGCGCTTCCCCGAAGCGCCCATCCCGGCGGTCGAGAAGGTGCTGGAGCGCACCGGGCAGACCATTGCCGACTTCGACCTGTTCGAAAACAACGAGGCGTTTGCCATCAACAACATTCTCATCAACAAGATGCTGGATGTGCCCATGGACAAGCTGAACGTGCACGGCGGCGCCATTGCGCTGGGCCACCCCATCGGCGCGTCGGGCGCGCGCATTGTGGTGACGCTGCTGCACGCGCTGCGGCAGCACGACGGCGCGCACGGCCTGGCCTCAATCTGCCACGGCACCGGCGGCGGCGTCGCCCTGCCCATTGAGCGCACGTAA
- a CDS encoding MlaD family protein — MQYSNELKVGAALIIAAVIFFIGFRFFQGIPLFQERYTLQAHFDSAGGLVTGNPVTISGVTVGTVEDIQLDPDGRGVIVTFKVEDDITIPQGSYAEVAGFSALSGVRLAITLGPRTNPPLISGSMLSAPPTKDILERLSDQAPVIAAKADSTLSSANTALSAAARIMQRSSGDIEAVLRSLRQTLQTVESITQAEKENIRKTIQHIEGITADLKRFTGTNVDSLNITVDLLNRSLRKLNANLSNLKTSTATLSTITQKINQGRGTAGRLINDPSLYRRLDSAALNMNQVLEDLQQNPSRYLKDMTLVKVF, encoded by the coding sequence ATGCAATACAGCAACGAATTAAAAGTGGGCGCCGCGCTCATTATCGCGGCCGTTATCTTTTTTATCGGCTTTCGGTTCTTTCAAGGCATTCCGTTGTTTCAGGAGCGCTACACGCTGCAGGCCCACTTCGACTCGGCCGGCGGACTGGTGACGGGCAACCCCGTTACGATTAGCGGCGTAACGGTGGGCACGGTGGAGGATATCCAGCTCGACCCCGACGGCCGCGGGGTCATCGTGACGTTCAAGGTGGAAGACGACATCACCATCCCCCAAGGGTCGTATGCCGAGGTGGCCGGCTTCAGCGCGCTTAGCGGCGTACGGCTGGCCATCACTTTAGGGCCGCGCACCAATCCCCCGCTTATCAGCGGCAGCATGCTCTCGGCGCCGCCCACGAAAGACATCCTGGAACGCCTTTCCGATCAGGCGCCGGTGATCGCGGCCAAAGCAGACAGCACCCTCTCGTCGGCCAACACGGCGCTGTCGGCGGCCGCACGCATCATGCAGCGCTCAAGCGGCGACATCGAAGCGGTGCTGCGCTCGCTTCGCCAAACGCTGCAGACGGTGGAGTCGATCACCCAGGCCGAAAAGGAAAACATTCGGAAGACGATTCAGCACATTGAAGGCATTACGGCAGACCTGAAGCGCTTCACGGGCACGAACGTGGATTCGCTGAACATTACGGTTGACCTGCTCAACCGGTCGTTGCGGAAGCTCAATGCGAACCTGTCCAACCTGAAAACATCGACGGCCACGCTAAGCACCATCACGCAAAAGATTAACCAGGGGCGGGGCACCGCCGGGCGCCTCATCAACGATCCCAGCCTGTACCGCCGGCTCGACTCGGCGGCCCTCAACATGAACCAGGTACTGGAAGACCTGCAGCAGAATCCGAGCCGATACCTGAAAGACATGACCCTTGTGAAGGTCTTTTAG
- a CDS encoding ABC transporter ATP-binding protein: MIEVRNISKRFGALQVLEDVSLTIEDGETIAIIGRSGSGKSVLMKHLVGLLDPDTGAVLVDGEDICSIPYDRLRVVRQRFGVLFQGGALFDSMTSFENVAFPLRFFADMSERAIEQRVQECLDLVRLGDVGPKKPSELSGGMRKRVALARAIALEPHYILYDEPTSGLDPETSNTIDELISQLAEELQVTSVVVTHDMHSVFSIADRAAFLHDKHLHWVGKVAEIHNRPDPVLDAFVRANEYHVGSPASSTADPS, from the coding sequence ATGATTGAAGTCCGAAACATCAGCAAGCGCTTTGGGGCGCTGCAAGTGCTGGAAGACGTGTCGCTGACGATTGAGGACGGCGAGACCATCGCAATCATTGGGCGCTCGGGATCGGGCAAAAGCGTGCTCATGAAGCACTTGGTGGGGCTGCTGGATCCCGATACGGGGGCCGTGCTGGTGGATGGCGAAGACATCTGCAGCATCCCGTACGACCGGTTGCGCGTGGTGCGCCAGCGGTTTGGCGTGCTCTTTCAGGGCGGGGCGCTGTTCGACTCGATGACCTCGTTCGAAAACGTAGCCTTTCCGCTGCGCTTCTTTGCAGACATGTCGGAGCGCGCCATCGAACAGCGGGTGCAGGAGTGCCTCGACCTGGTGCGGCTGGGCGACGTGGGGCCGAAGAAGCCCTCGGAGCTCTCGGGGGGGATGCGCAAGCGCGTCGCCCTGGCCCGGGCCATTGCGCTGGAGCCGCACTACATCTTGTACGACGAACCGACAAGCGGGCTCGACCCGGAAACCTCGAACACCATCGACGAGCTCATCAGCCAGCTTGCCGAGGAGCTGCAAGTGACCAGCGTGGTGGTGACGCACGACATGCACTCGGTGTTTAGCATTGCCGACCGCGCCGCCTTCCTGCACGACAAGCACCTGCACTGGGTGGGCAAGGTGGCCGAGATCCACAACCGCCCCGACCCCGTGCTTGATGCTTTTGTGCGGGCCAACGAGTACCACGTGGGTTCGCCTGCGTCGTCGACCGCCGACCCTTCCTAA
- a CDS encoding MlaE family ABC transporter permease, translated as MAPLEDLGRYLILLGRAFASIDEVRTYWENLVTQMVRIGVDSLPIVALSSAFSGAVLTVQTAYQLESSFIPNTIIGSIVVPSMMLELAAVITGFILAGRVGARIAAELGTMRVSEQIDALEAMGLNSISFLILPRVLAGVIMVPMLYIAACFIGIGGGMVLGEVTGALTMNEFIEGARQFFKPFDPFFGLIKAFVFGFIITSVSCFKGYYTDGGAEGVGDSTTEAAVQSCVYILLADLLLAMLIL; from the coding sequence ATGGCGCCGCTCGAGGATCTGGGGCGCTACCTGATTCTCCTCGGGCGCGCCTTTGCCTCGATTGATGAGGTGCGTACGTACTGGGAAAATCTCGTGACGCAGATGGTACGCATCGGCGTCGATTCGCTGCCCATTGTGGCCCTCTCCTCGGCCTTCTCGGGCGCGGTGCTTACCGTGCAGACGGCCTATCAACTGGAATCGTCCTTCATTCCGAACACCATCATCGGGTCCATTGTGGTGCCATCGATGATGCTGGAGCTGGCCGCCGTCATCACCGGATTTATCCTGGCCGGTCGGGTGGGCGCGCGCATCGCGGCGGAGCTGGGGACCATGCGCGTGTCGGAGCAGATCGACGCGCTGGAGGCGATGGGGCTCAACTCCATCAGCTTCCTGATTCTTCCGCGGGTGCTGGCCGGCGTCATCATGGTGCCCATGCTCTACATAGCGGCGTGCTTCATCGGGATTGGCGGAGGCATGGTGCTGGGCGAAGTGACCGGCGCCCTGACGATGAATGAGTTTATTGAAGGCGCGCGGCAATTCTTTAAGCCGTTCGATCCGTTCTTTGGCCTGATTAAGGCGTTTGTGTTTGGCTTCATCATCACGTCTGTGTCATGCTTCAAAGGCTATTACACCGACGGCGGCGCCGAGGGCGTGGGCGACAGCACCACCGAGGCGGCCGTGCAAAGCTGCGTGTATATCCTGCTCGCGGATCTCCTCTTGGCCATGCTTATCCTGTAA
- a CDS encoding AAA family ATPase codes for MSDLFDTTATSDDRMRPLADRMRPQTLDEFVGQAHILGEGTLLRRAIQADRLASLIFYGPPGTGKTTLARIIANTTAAHFTSLNAVLAGVKDIREAIQKAQYRQKHQQQRTILFIDEVHRFNKAQQDALLPHVENGTVVFIGATTENPYFEVNNALVSRSRVFELKALSTHDLRTVAHQALRDPVRGYGDLHVDLTEPALNHLVHTANGDARSVLNALELAVETTEPSDDGETIVVDLPVAEASIQQRAVLYDKEGDAHFDTISAFIKSLRGSDPDAALYWLARMIYAGEDPRFILRRMLIFAAEDVGLADPQALQVAQSAAQGFSYVGMPEGQFMLAECCLYLATAPKSNTAFAYFDALDFVRNEQTGDVPTHLKDPNRDSEDLGHGEGYNYPHAYRSHYVPQQYLPEDMQGTYFYEPTGQGYEATLQERLEALRARDADADVKKRAQRYANEARAEDESSA; via the coding sequence ATGTCTGATTTATTTGACACCACGGCGACGTCGGATGACCGTATGCGTCCGTTGGCCGATCGCATGCGCCCGCAAACGCTGGACGAGTTCGTTGGGCAGGCGCACATCCTGGGCGAGGGCACGCTGCTGCGCCGTGCCATTCAGGCAGATCGGCTTGCGTCCCTCATCTTTTACGGGCCGCCCGGAACGGGCAAAACCACCCTGGCGCGGATCATTGCCAACACGACGGCCGCGCACTTCACGTCCCTCAACGCCGTGCTCGCGGGCGTAAAAGACATCCGCGAGGCCATCCAGAAGGCCCAGTACCGCCAGAAGCATCAGCAGCAGCGCACCATCTTGTTCATCGACGAGGTGCATCGCTTCAACAAGGCCCAGCAAGACGCCCTGCTGCCGCATGTGGAAAACGGCACCGTTGTGTTTATCGGGGCCACCACCGAAAATCCGTACTTTGAGGTGAACAACGCGCTGGTGAGCCGCTCGCGCGTGTTTGAGCTCAAGGCCCTGAGCACCCACGACCTGCGCACGGTGGCGCATCAGGCGCTGCGCGACCCGGTGCGGGGCTACGGCGACCTGCACGTCGATCTGACCGAGCCGGCGCTCAACCACCTGGTGCACACAGCCAACGGCGACGCCCGCTCGGTGCTCAATGCGCTGGAGTTGGCCGTCGAAACGACCGAGCCGTCCGACGATGGCGAGACGATTGTCGTCGATCTGCCGGTGGCCGAGGCGTCCATCCAGCAGCGGGCCGTGCTGTACGACAAGGAGGGCGATGCCCACTTCGATACCATCAGCGCGTTCATCAAGAGCCTGCGCGGCTCCGACCCCGACGCCGCCCTCTACTGGCTCGCGCGCATGATCTACGCCGGCGAAGATCCTCGCTTCATCCTGCGGCGGATGCTCATCTTTGCCGCCGAGGATGTGGGCTTGGCCGATCCGCAGGCACTGCAGGTGGCGCAAAGCGCGGCGCAGGGGTTCTCGTACGTCGGCATGCCCGAGGGGCAGTTTATGCTGGCCGAGTGTTGCCTCTACCTGGCCACCGCACCCAAATCGAACACCGCATTTGCCTACTTCGACGCGCTCGACTTTGTGCGCAACGAGCAGACCGGCGACGTGCCCACCCACCTGAAGGATCCCAACCGCGACAGCGAGGACCTGGGCCATGGGGAAGGATACAACTATCCGCATGCCTACCGCTCGCACTACGTGCCCCAGCAGTACCTGCCGGAGGACATGCAGGGCACCTACTTTTACGAACCGACAGGGCAGGGCTACGAAGCCACGCTGCAAGAGCGCCTGGAGGCTCTGCGCGCCCGCGATGCCGATGCCGATGTGAAAAAGCGCGCGCAGCGGTACGCCAACGAAGCCCGCGCCGAAGACGAGTCGTCGGCGTAA
- a CDS encoding RNA polymerase sigma factor encodes MAKQKVEVVTRKKKDRQGFNNRYDALQEMTDEDLMSQFQAGTVEAFNILVERYSDRLMQYLYRFLGDMKRCEDLLQETFLRVHRNRHSYRRIAKFSTWLYTIAGNLARSEYRKRKRRRMQSIQSVNRDNEEYEMEIPDESFSPDKHAESTIQDRYIQEAMNEIPSAFREVVVLRDIQQLAYDEIAEITGLPMGTVKSRINRGRTKLQALLKDVYPYDEV; translated from the coding sequence ATGGCGAAGCAGAAAGTAGAAGTCGTTACCCGAAAGAAAAAGGACCGGCAGGGGTTTAACAACCGCTACGACGCGCTCCAGGAAATGACCGACGAAGACCTCATGTCTCAGTTTCAGGCTGGGACGGTGGAGGCCTTCAACATTCTGGTGGAGCGGTATTCCGACCGGCTCATGCAGTACCTGTACCGCTTTCTTGGCGACATGAAGCGGTGTGAGGATCTGCTGCAGGAAACCTTCTTGCGCGTGCACCGCAACCGGCACTCGTACCGCCGGATTGCGAAGTTCTCGACGTGGCTCTACACGATCGCGGGCAACCTCGCGCGCTCCGAGTACCGGAAGCGCAAGCGCCGCCGGATGCAGTCGATCCAGTCGGTGAACCGCGACAACGAAGAGTACGAGATGGAGATTCCGGACGAGTCGTTCTCGCCGGATAAGCATGCCGAGAGCACCATCCAGGATCGCTACATCCAGGAGGCCATGAACGAGATCCCATCCGCCTTCCGCGAGGTGGTGGTCTTGCGAGACATCCAGCAGCTGGCCTACGATGAGATTGCAGAGATTACGGGGCTGCCCATGGGTACGGTGAAGAGCCGCATCAACCGAGGCCGCACCAAGCTGCAGGCGCTCCTGAAGGATGTCTATCCCTACGACGAAGTGTAA
- a CDS encoding gamma-butyrobetaine hydroxylase-like domain-containing protein: MASPHPQRVSVDIDAQTLTIDWSDGHSSVYPLDGLRRACPCAHCRGAHGAPPVDAAVLDHPARRRWTDVRVETAGSMGLRITWDDGHNDGIYTWERLRALR, translated from the coding sequence ATGGCTTCTCCCCATCCACAACGCGTATCGGTTGACATCGACGCCCAAACGCTGACCATCGACTGGTCCGACGGCCACTCGTCGGTCTACCCGCTCGATGGCCTCCGGCGCGCCTGTCCCTGTGCCCACTGCCGCGGCGCCCACGGCGCTCCGCCCGTCGATGCGGCCGTGCTGGACCACCCCGCCCGACGCCGCTGGACCGACGTCCGCGTGGAAACCGCCGGCAGCATGGGCCTGCGCATTACGTGGGACGACGGCCACAACGACGGCATCTACACGTGGGAGCGGTTGCGCGCGCTACGCTGA
- the apaG gene encoding Co2+/Mg2+ efflux protein ApaG yields the protein MLSYVATTRGITVAVHPVYLDEPSSFFDMRFAFGYAVHITNRTGTDVQLVRRRWTIQEASGQLQDIAGDEPLRAQPVIEPGQTHVYDGTCTIASFEGVVDGNFLVQGADGERFRVPIPQFPLQAAAN from the coding sequence ATGCTCAGCTACGTAGCGACCACACGCGGCATCACGGTCGCGGTGCATCCGGTATACCTCGACGAACCGTCAAGTTTTTTCGACATGCGGTTTGCATTTGGCTATGCCGTACACATCACCAATCGCACCGGCACGGACGTGCAGCTGGTGCGGCGGCGGTGGACGATTCAGGAGGCCAGTGGGCAGCTCCAAGACATTGCGGGCGACGAGCCCCTGCGCGCGCAGCCCGTCATTGAACCGGGCCAAACGCATGTGTACGACGGTACGTGTACCATTGCCTCCTTTGAGGGCGTCGTGGATGGGAATTTTCTCGTGCAGGGCGCCGACGGCGAGCGGTTTCGCGTCCCCATTCCGCAGTTTCCGCTGCAAGCCGCGGCCAACTAA
- a CDS encoding phosphoadenylyl-sulfate reductase, translating into MQRSAPWSRSRLAALNAQFEPQHPRVVLDWAVRVFGPDVVQGTGFGPSGIVIMHMLAELAPGSTVFFLDTDLLFPETYALRDTLAAQLDVTIERVHGGLSLDEQAEQAGPALWERAPDRCCHLRKVVPLKRYLATKRAWITGLRRDQSKQRANTPILQWIPRYEVFKLNPLATWSRKDVWKYLFAHNLPYNALHDEGYPSIGCMPCTQAVNRDGYTREGRWQGRDKTECGLHVDPS; encoded by the coding sequence ATGCAGCGCTCCGCCCCCTGGTCTCGCAGTCGCCTTGCGGCCCTCAATGCCCAGTTCGAACCGCAGCACCCGCGCGTTGTCCTCGACTGGGCCGTGCGCGTCTTTGGGCCGGATGTGGTGCAAGGCACCGGCTTTGGGCCCTCGGGCATCGTGATCATGCATATGCTAGCGGAGCTTGCGCCCGGAAGCACGGTATTCTTCCTTGATACCGACCTCCTCTTTCCGGAGACGTACGCCCTGCGCGATACGCTTGCTGCACAGCTCGACGTTACCATCGAGCGCGTGCACGGCGGCCTCTCGCTCGACGAGCAGGCCGAACAGGCAGGGCCCGCGTTGTGGGAGCGGGCGCCGGATCGGTGCTGCCACCTGCGCAAGGTGGTGCCGCTGAAGCGCTACCTCGCCACGAAGCGCGCTTGGATCACCGGGCTCCGCCGCGACCAGTCGAAGCAGCGTGCCAACACGCCCATCCTGCAATGGATTCCGCGCTACGAGGTGTTCAAGCTCAACCCGCTGGCCACGTGGTCACGCAAAGATGTATGGAAGTACCTGTTCGCGCACAACCTTCCGTACAACGCCTTGCACGACGAAGGCTATCCCAGCATCGGATGCATGCCGTGCACGCAGGCCGTAAACCGCGACGGCTACACCCGCGAGGGGCGGTGGCAAGGGCGCGACAAGACAGAATGCGGCCTGCACGTTGATCCCTCCTAG
- a CDS encoding CBS domain-containing protein: MRVRDAIHTETLPLAVDDTVEDALGRLLEHHVHHLPVVDDEDVLVGVISEDQLMKAAGPDAPVEGLLLARPVSVPPDAHIFDAARTMVEHTLSTVPVTDEAGHYLGLLRRHDIFDQFARMLAAEESGAILALEVDPRDYTLAKLIHVIEQNGAKVCAVASEAQATSTDKIRITLKLNTRDTSRVRHVLEHHGYHVVASFGEEDSELVSRVDEFMHYLEV, encoded by the coding sequence ATGAGGGTACGCGACGCTATTCATACGGAAACGCTGCCGCTGGCGGTTGACGACACGGTCGAAGACGCCCTGGGGCGTCTGTTGGAGCACCACGTGCATCACCTGCCGGTGGTAGACGATGAGGACGTTTTGGTGGGTGTCATTTCGGAAGATCAGCTCATGAAGGCTGCCGGCCCCGACGCGCCGGTGGAGGGTTTGCTGCTGGCGCGCCCGGTGAGCGTCCCCCCCGACGCCCACATCTTCGACGCGGCGCGCACGATGGTGGAGCACACCCTAAGCACCGTGCCCGTCACCGACGAGGCCGGGCACTACCTGGGGCTGCTGCGCCGGCACGACATCTTCGATCAGTTTGCGCGCATGCTCGCGGCTGAGGAGTCGGGGGCGATTTTGGCGCTGGAGGTGGACCCGCGCGACTACACCCTGGCCAAGCTGATCCACGTAATCGAACAAAACGGCGCCAAGGTGTGCGCCGTGGCCTCCGAGGCGCAGGCCACAAGCACCGATAAGATTCGCATCACGCTCAAGCTCAACACGCGCGACACGTCGCGGGTGCGCCACGTGCTGGAGCATCATGGGTACCACGTGGTGGCCTCGTTTGGCGAAGAAGACAGCGAGCTGGTGAGCCGGGTGGACGAGTTTATGCACTACCTGGAGGTGTAG